One window of the Eucalyptus grandis isolate ANBG69807.140 chromosome 6, ASM1654582v1, whole genome shotgun sequence genome contains the following:
- the LOC120294649 gene encoding 50S ribosomal protein L18-like — protein sequence MVIPPPAKSPRIINFLKPYILKMHFTNKFVSAQVIHSPTATVASSASSQEKALRPSMKSAQDVAAAAKIGKIPGERLLLKGIAAVEVHLKREQKYQGKVKAVIDSVREASVKLL from the coding sequence ATGGTTATCCCACCGCCAGCTAAGTCACCGAGAATAATAAACTTTCTCAAGCCTTACATTCTGAAAATGCACTTCACTAACAAGTTCGTCAGTGCCCAGGTGATCCATTCCCCTACTGCGACTGTCGCGTCTTCAGCGAGCTCACAGGAGAAGGCTTTGAGACCGAGCATGAAGTCGGCTCAAGACGTGGCCGCAGCTGCGAAGATAGGAAAGATACCGGGAGAGAGGCTGCTGCTCAAGGGCATCGCTGCTGTTGAAGTCCACttgaaaagagaacaaaagtatCAAGGCAAAGTTAAGGCAGTCATCGATTCTGTGAGAGAAGCAAGTGTAAAGTTGCTTTGA
- the LOC104451248 gene encoding receptor-like protein 33, with translation MVDLSNNRFEGPLPIPPPTTRLYFSANNKISGKVSPLICNATELRVLDLSNNSLMGTLPECLMSFSKNLSVLNLRMNMLYGVIPRKFAEDNKLRTIDLSRNRFEGTLPRSLLHCENLEVLDLGNNRMKDTFPDWLGTLPKLQVLVLRSNMFHGFVSSPREACSFSELRIFDLSNNNLSGPLPVSYIMKLTAMMYQDKRQGKPQYIGDGNYQDSVMVTMKGLEIRLVKILTVFTSIDLSSNHFGGELPVYIGNLKLLKGLNFSHNNLTGYIPLSTGNLTELEWLNLSSNKFIGSIPQELADLTCLAFLNLLENQLIGPIPRGRQFNTFKSDSFAMNPRLCGFPLSETCTNNPREIPHVTILRENDTGHVGWFEWRAILMGYGCGTVGGVSLAYVVLGSRKFEWLTGLLERKGANMRKKWRRNACRSYQR, from the coding sequence ATGGTTGATCTGTCCAACAACAGATTCGAAGGTCCTCTTCCAATTCCACCACCCACCACTCGATTATATTTTAGTGCAAACAACAAGATTAGTGGAAAGGTTTCCCCTTTGATATGCAATGCCACTGAGCTCAGAGTCCTCGACTTGTCCAATAATAGTTTGATGGGCACCTTGCCAGAGTGCTTGATGAGCTTTAGCAAAAATCTCTCGGTCCTCAACCTCCGCATGAACATGCTTTATGGTGTGATCCCTAGAAAATTTGCTGAGGATAACAAACTAAGGACCATCGACCTCAGTCGGAATCGATTTGAAGGGACATTGCCACGGTCCTTATTACATTGTGAAAATTTGGAAGTTTTGGATCTCGGCAACAATAGAATGAAGGATACATTCCCTGATTGGTTAGGAACCCTTCCCAAGCTACAAGTTCTTGTTTTGAGGTCCAACATGTTCCATGGCTTCGTGAGTAGTCCTAGAGAAGCTTGCTCATTTTCTGAATTGCGCATCTTCGATCTATCCAACAACAATCTGAGTGGTCCTTTACCCGTTAGTTATATTATGAAGCTTACTGCCATGATGTATCAAGATAAAAGACAAGGCAAGCCACAGTATATAGGAGATGGTAATTATCAAGATTCAGTCATGGTGACCATGAAAGGATTGGAGATACGGTTGGTGAAAATTCTAACTGTTTTCACGAGTATCGACTTATCGAGCAACCATTTTGGTGGGGAGCTTCCCGTGTATATTGGAAACCTAAAGTTGCTCAAAGGGCTAAACTTTTCCCACAACAATCTCACGGGCTATATCCCTCTGTCTACTGGTAATTTGACTGAACTCGAATGGCTAAACCTCTCTTCAAACAAGTTCATTGGAAGCATTCCTCAAGAACTAGCGGATTTGACGTGTCTTGCATTCTTGAACCTCTTAGAGAATCAGCTCATCGGACCTATTCCTCGAGGAAGGCAATTCAACACATTCAAGAGCGACTCGTTTGCCATGAATCCTAGACTATGCGGATTTCCATTGTCGGAGACATGCACAAACAATCCACGAGAAATTCCACATGTAACCATTCTTCGAGAAAATGATACAGGGCATGTAGGCTGGTTTGAGTGGAGAGCCATATTGATGGGTTATGGGTGTGGAACCGTAGGTGGAGTCTCTCTAGCATACGTTGTTCTCGGATCTAGAAAATTTGAATGGCTCACGGGGTTGCTTGAAAGGAAAGGAGCTAATATGAGAAAGAAGTGGAGGAGGAATGCTTGTAGATCTTATCAAAGATGA